One segment of Paraburkholderia caribensis DNA contains the following:
- a CDS encoding SRPBCC family protein: MRPGEYRFTTIWRVDAPLPAVWDAIHDPARWPQWWTCVERVIEVEPGASDGVGALHRYTWKGRLPYRVAFDMRVTRVEPFAALEGEACGDVEGTGRWQFSTHGEATVVRYEWRVRTKRGWMNLLAPIARPFFKWNHDYVMQRGGEALADLLDARLLGVEHSS; encoded by the coding sequence GTGCGCCCAGGCGAATACCGCTTCACGACGATCTGGCGCGTCGACGCGCCGCTACCGGCCGTCTGGGATGCCATCCACGACCCCGCGCGCTGGCCGCAATGGTGGACCTGCGTCGAGCGCGTGATCGAAGTGGAGCCGGGCGCGAGCGACGGCGTCGGCGCCTTGCATCGCTACACGTGGAAAGGGCGCTTGCCGTATCGCGTCGCGTTCGACATGCGCGTGACCCGCGTCGAGCCGTTCGCCGCCCTCGAAGGCGAAGCGTGCGGCGACGTCGAAGGAACGGGGCGCTGGCAGTTCTCGACGCACGGCGAAGCGACGGTGGTGCGCTACGAATGGCGCGTACGCACGAAGCGCGGCTGGATGAACCTGCTTGCGCCGATCGCGCGCCCGTTCTTCAAATGGAATCACGACTACGTGATGCAGCGGGGCGGCGAAGCGCTGGCCGATCTGCTCGACGCGCGGCTGCTCGGCGTCGAACATTCGTCCTGA
- a CDS encoding MFS transporter, whose protein sequence is MSDHASLNHARDKPHAFPAQASPCDDLAIRAQPAAGMPCRRKRLALGATILGSSMAFIDGSVVNVALPAIQSELGASVAAMQWVVNAYLLLLGSLVLVGGALGDKLGRRTVFVAGIVLFTVASAACGLAPGPAALIAARAVQGAGAALLVPGSLAIIGTVFDERERGRAIGTWAGFGAITSALGPVAGGWLVDAFSWRAIFYLNVPIAALTVALALLSIPASRGEGAAQRLDLPGALTAALGLGLLTYGLTLASSHGFGDAIVIGLIAGGLALCVAFVAIEARSRDPMMPLDVFHSRDFSGANLVTLLLYFGLGGALFFLPFTLIRAHGYTATQAGAALLPVPVVIGVLSRFTGGLAARYGARRLLTAGPVIAAAGFALLALPGWLDIDRARYWTSYFPALAVLGLGMTVTVAPLTTTVMTSVAAARTGVASGINNAVARIASLLAIAVLGIVFVWSHDAALSMRLEQLHIPADLHREDQLEPHAMAGAHAVPAEIVAAQSDAIDAGLRAVALVSALCALLGAACAAATIRGQPKPRGEP, encoded by the coding sequence ATGTCCGACCACGCTTCTCTGAACCACGCGCGCGACAAGCCGCACGCCTTCCCTGCCCAGGCCAGTCCCTGCGACGATCTCGCGATCCGCGCGCAACCCGCCGCCGGGATGCCGTGCCGCCGCAAGCGCCTTGCGCTCGGCGCGACGATACTCGGCTCCAGCATGGCGTTCATCGACGGCTCCGTCGTCAACGTCGCGCTGCCCGCCATTCAGAGCGAGCTCGGCGCCAGCGTCGCAGCGATGCAATGGGTCGTCAACGCGTATCTGCTGCTGCTCGGGTCGCTCGTGCTGGTCGGCGGCGCGCTGGGCGACAAGCTCGGGCGGCGCACCGTGTTCGTCGCGGGCATCGTGCTGTTCACGGTGGCGTCAGCGGCCTGCGGCCTCGCACCGGGACCCGCCGCGCTGATCGCGGCGCGCGCCGTGCAAGGCGCAGGCGCAGCGCTGCTGGTGCCGGGCAGCCTCGCGATCATCGGCACCGTGTTCGACGAACGCGAGCGCGGCCGCGCGATCGGCACATGGGCCGGCTTCGGCGCGATCACGTCGGCGCTCGGTCCTGTCGCGGGCGGCTGGCTGGTCGACGCGTTCTCGTGGCGCGCCATCTTCTATCTGAACGTGCCGATTGCGGCCCTCACGGTTGCGCTCGCGCTGTTGTCGATACCGGCCAGCCGCGGCGAAGGCGCTGCACAGCGACTCGACTTGCCGGGCGCGCTGACGGCGGCACTGGGGCTCGGCCTGTTGACTTACGGTCTCACGCTCGCTTCGTCGCATGGTTTTGGCGATGCGATCGTGATCGGCCTGATAGCAGGCGGGCTGGCGCTGTGCGTCGCGTTCGTCGCCATCGAGGCGCGCAGCCGTGACCCGATGATGCCGCTCGATGTGTTTCATTCGCGAGATTTCAGCGGCGCGAACCTCGTGACGCTGCTGCTGTATTTCGGCCTGGGCGGCGCGCTGTTCTTTCTGCCGTTCACGCTGATTCGCGCGCACGGCTATACGGCGACGCAGGCGGGCGCGGCGCTGCTGCCCGTGCCCGTCGTGATCGGCGTGCTGTCGCGCTTCACTGGCGGGCTGGCGGCGCGTTATGGCGCGCGCCGGCTGCTGACGGCAGGGCCTGTGATCGCGGCAGCCGGCTTTGCGCTGCTCGCGCTGCCCGGCTGGCTCGATATCGACCGCGCGCGCTACTGGACGAGCTATTTCCCCGCCCTCGCCGTGCTCGGCCTCGGCATGACCGTCACGGTCGCGCCGCTCACCACAACCGTGATGACGTCCGTTGCCGCCGCGCGCACGGGGGTCGCGTCCGGCATCAACAATGCCGTCGCGCGGATCGCGAGCCTGCTGGCGATCGCGGTGCTCGGCATCGTGTTCGTCTGGTCGCACGACGCGGCGCTGTCGATGCGGCTCGAACAGCTGCACATTCCCGCCGATCTGCATCGCGAGGATCAGCTCGAACCGCACGCGATGGCGGGCGCGCATGCTGTGCCTGCCGAGATCGTCGCCGCACAGTCCGATGCGATCGACGCGGGGTTGCGCGCCGTCGCGCTGGTGTCGGCGCTATGCGCGCTGCTGGGCGCGGCGTGCGCGGCGGCCACGATTCGCGGCCAGCCGAAGCCGCGAGGCGAGCCGTAG
- a CDS encoding sigma-54 dependent transcriptional regulator, whose product MNSTSTTGASDRTVLCMAPTPDEALAAFLGAAGWQVVHARTTAAAEKLLDRGDIKVGLVTLPDDVTQQQLSALEACMRHGEANWIAQIAPGHATDDLTSRFILDYCFDFVTAPCMNDRLIFALGHAHGLSNLRRASFRPQPSLGAHGMVGHCEPMQKLYRRIDKCAQTDAPVFIAGESGTGKELTARAVHDGSARAQQAFVAINCAAIPPTLLQAELFGHERGAFTGALQRKIGRIEHAHGGTLFLDEIGDMPHECQAVLLRFLQEGTIERLGGNTSVKVDVRVISATHVNLEAAVKDGRFRADLYHRLCVLRLDEPPLRERGSDIRLLADYALSMYKQDGTHKIRGFSSGAVVSMSNYDWPGNVRELINCVRRAVVMTEGRFITETDLGLPEVSGARAKTLAEIRTQAEIEAIEEALRRHGHNLSGAAADLGVSRATLYRLMNANRMNPDANAMRSMRRSGEGRTDGATDGSSDPGGADDSDDSDAGSHRPRAVAAMPVG is encoded by the coding sequence ATGAATTCCACTTCCACAACGGGCGCTTCTGACCGCACTGTGCTTTGTATGGCCCCGACGCCCGACGAAGCACTCGCAGCCTTTCTCGGCGCGGCCGGATGGCAGGTCGTGCACGCCAGAACCACGGCCGCTGCGGAGAAACTGCTCGATCGCGGCGACATCAAGGTCGGCCTCGTGACGCTGCCCGACGATGTCACGCAGCAGCAGCTGTCGGCGCTCGAAGCCTGCATGCGTCACGGCGAGGCGAACTGGATCGCGCAAATCGCGCCCGGCCATGCCACCGACGACCTCACCAGCCGCTTCATCCTCGATTACTGCTTCGACTTCGTCACCGCGCCGTGCATGAACGACCGGCTGATCTTCGCGCTCGGCCACGCACACGGCCTGTCGAATCTGCGCCGCGCGAGCTTCCGGCCGCAGCCGTCGCTCGGCGCGCACGGCATGGTCGGCCATTGCGAGCCGATGCAAAAGCTGTATCGCCGCATCGACAAGTGCGCGCAGACAGACGCGCCGGTGTTCATCGCGGGCGAATCGGGCACGGGCAAAGAACTGACGGCGCGCGCGGTGCACGACGGCTCGGCGCGCGCGCAACAGGCTTTCGTCGCGATCAATTGCGCGGCGATTCCGCCTACCCTGTTGCAGGCCGAGTTGTTCGGCCATGAGCGCGGCGCCTTCACGGGTGCGCTGCAACGCAAGATCGGCCGGATCGAGCATGCGCATGGCGGCACGCTGTTCCTCGACGAAATCGGCGACATGCCGCACGAATGCCAGGCCGTGCTGCTGCGCTTCCTGCAGGAAGGCACGATCGAGCGCCTGGGCGGCAATACCTCCGTCAAGGTCGACGTGCGCGTAATCTCGGCGACGCACGTGAATCTGGAAGCCGCCGTGAAGGACGGGCGCTTCCGCGCCGACCTGTATCACCGGCTGTGCGTGCTGCGGCTCGACGAGCCGCCGCTGCGCGAACGCGGCAGCGACATCCGCCTGCTCGCCGACTATGCGCTCAGCATGTACAAGCAGGACGGCACGCACAAGATTCGCGGCTTTTCCAGCGGCGCGGTCGTCTCGATGTCGAATTACGACTGGCCCGGCAACGTGCGCGAACTGATCAACTGCGTGCGGCGCGCAGTCGTGATGACGGAAGGACGCTTCATCACGGAAACCGATCTCGGCTTGCCGGAAGTGTCGGGCGCGCGCGCGAAGACGCTCGCCGAAATCCGCACCCAGGCGGAAATCGAGGCGATCGAAGAAGCGCTGCGGCGGCACGGGCACAACCTGTCGGGCGCGGCGGCCGACCTCGGCGTGTCGCGCGCGACGCTCTACCGGCTGATGAACGCAAACCGCATGAACCCGGACGCGAACGCCATGCGCTCGATGCGCCGCAGCGGCGAAGGCCGCACCGATGGCGCCACGGACGGCTCATCCGATCCAGGCGGCGCGGACGACAGCGACGACAGTGATGCGGGCTCGCACAGGCCGCGCGCCGTCGCAGCGATGCCGGTGGGCTGA
- a CDS encoding Flp family type IVb pilin, producing the protein MKNAVQNFLREEDGVSAIEYGLLAGLIAVAIVATVGLIGTNLDRVFGYVKDKLVSITQPS; encoded by the coding sequence ATGAAAAATGCAGTTCAGAACTTTCTGCGCGAAGAAGACGGCGTTTCGGCAATCGAGTACGGATTGCTGGCCGGATTGATCGCGGTGGCGATCGTCGCGACGGTCGGGCTGATCGGCACCAATCTCGACCGCGTATTCGGCTACGTCAAGGACAAGCTGGTGAGCATCACCCAACCGTCCTGA
- a CDS encoding NIPSNAP family protein translates to MTITCFIRYQIDPFQRDAFRQYAENWGDIIPRCGGHLLGYFLPYEGTNDIAWGLIAFDSLAAYEAYRARLRTDPAAVENFAMAQARRFILREERTFTEVVGGTLGKPAHA, encoded by the coding sequence ATGACAATCACCTGTTTCATCCGCTATCAGATCGATCCGTTCCAGCGCGACGCGTTCAGGCAATACGCCGAGAACTGGGGAGACATCATTCCGCGCTGCGGCGGCCATCTGCTCGGCTATTTCCTGCCGTACGAAGGGACGAACGACATCGCGTGGGGCCTGATTGCGTTCGACAGCCTCGCCGCTTACGAAGCGTATCGCGCGAGGCTGCGCACCGATCCCGCAGCGGTCGAAAACTTCGCCATGGCGCAGGCCAGGCGCTTCATCCTGCGCGAAGAACGGACCTTCACGGAAGTTGTCGGCGGGACGCTCGGCAAGCCCGCTCACGCGTAA
- the cpaB gene encoding Flp pilus assembly protein CpaB, giving the protein MKNARALVMLVVATAAGLAAVVFASRWMIQQSSTTTTKVVIASADMSLGQRVSPDMLKVSDWPAGSVPAGTFNDVKKLEGRVLKTSLARGEPVLEAKLSPVGTVGGLSAVINEGKRAITVRVNDVIGVAGFALPGNYVDILVNTEKDNKDGTATGRDQNISKIVLEKILVLAVAQEAGRDETKPKVVDAVTLEVTPEQAEKIDLARSIGSLSLVLRNQVDPQDATTAGATKASLLKIPVAVPPAPAAPAPKPVVRKIVARAPSNCVSVIDGSQARQECF; this is encoded by the coding sequence ATGAAGAACGCTCGCGCGTTGGTGATGTTGGTCGTCGCGACGGCGGCCGGTCTTGCGGCCGTGGTGTTCGCGTCGCGCTGGATGATCCAGCAGTCGTCGACGACCACAACCAAGGTGGTGATCGCATCGGCCGACATGAGTCTCGGCCAGCGCGTGTCCCCCGACATGCTGAAGGTATCCGACTGGCCCGCCGGCAGCGTGCCGGCAGGCACCTTCAACGACGTCAAAAAGCTCGAAGGCCGCGTGCTGAAGACGAGCCTCGCGCGCGGCGAGCCCGTGCTCGAGGCGAAGCTCTCGCCCGTCGGCACGGTCGGCGGGCTGTCGGCCGTCATCAACGAGGGCAAGCGCGCGATCACCGTGCGGGTGAACGACGTGATCGGCGTCGCGGGCTTCGCGCTGCCGGGCAATTACGTCGACATTCTCGTCAACACCGAGAAGGACAACAAGGACGGCACGGCGACGGGACGCGACCAGAACATCTCGAAGATCGTGCTCGAAAAGATCCTCGTGCTGGCCGTCGCGCAGGAAGCCGGCCGCGATGAAACCAAACCCAAAGTGGTCGATGCCGTGACGCTCGAAGTCACGCCCGAGCAGGCCGAGAAAATCGACCTCGCGCGCAGCATCGGCTCGCTGTCGCTGGTGCTGCGCAACCAGGTCGATCCGCAGGACGCGACCACGGCGGGCGCGACCAAGGCTTCGCTGCTGAAGATTCCCGTCGCCGTGCCGCCCGCGCCCGCCGCGCCCGCGCCGAAGCCGGTGGTGCGCAAGATCGTTGCGCGGGCGCCGTCGAACTGCGTGAGCGTGATCGACGGATCGCAGGCCAGACAGGAATGCTTTTGA
- a CDS encoding mechanosensitive ion channel domain-containing protein: MRKFLLLCLLALFCAPAFSAVTATTSASGASATTVTLTPDQARQALQVLNDPKKRAQIEDTLTAIAAAGALATPAAPVSGASAADAASGASVPAAFKSNGLASQLVRQGAHWITEGGMNLKRSVAVLLDTSSARYWWNVQLSDPHERAKVFSVLLALIGTLLPAIALEWLARRLLRRARAAIILRREAREAREAREHAREAAASDHAASAETAEIAEAAETAAAQAAAGVAASPAVPSMSTPPRASAESSQPRPDNPGNQQKEARSKRQAEHHWTTLQRLPSAALQLLLRVLPLVVFVAAASALMSIFTEDGTVQDAALNGLIDLYMICRAIVIAAGFFLQPDAPGLRLLRVPDSWALFMQRWVIRVVSVIGAGGAMIQIATALGLSDAAHLPLVKLLALVGHVMVSIMILQCRAPISALLRERTGETDADSQRTVTMLAHGLIDMWAWVAVFIVMALWFVWALDVHNGYRTLLHLGGLSLAVLVGARVVAIVLFGALGRLFHVEEGEQRSLVHQHAYRYYPLIRRVISALVVVVTALVLLQLWGLDVWQFFRPGAIGHRLTSAIVTICVSAVIALVVWEIANVSVEKRLAQWTKSGDLMRAARLRTLVPMLRSALFVVIALVVVMTGLSELGVNTAPLLASASIFGVALGFGSQKLVQDFITGIFLLMENAMQVGDWVTLAGVSGTVEYLSIRTVRLRGGDGSLYTVPFSSVSTVNNTNRGLGNAAVRVSIAYGEDVDLAIATLKEIGAALRDDEQFKDGILSDFSFWGVDAVDGASVTLAGQIQCRDSSRWPVQREFNRRIVETFRAKGIEIANPQRSLLITASPAQGGSDSANDDLEGPPRPSNVPDGPQQAQKPSSKVARH, encoded by the coding sequence ATGCGCAAATTTCTCCTGCTCTGCCTGCTCGCGCTGTTCTGCGCGCCCGCCTTCTCCGCCGTGACGGCGACGACCAGCGCGTCCGGCGCGTCCGCCACCACCGTCACGCTCACGCCCGACCAGGCCCGCCAGGCGCTGCAGGTGCTGAACGACCCCAAAAAGCGCGCGCAGATCGAAGACACGCTGACGGCCATCGCCGCCGCAGGCGCGCTCGCGACGCCGGCCGCACCCGTGTCGGGTGCATCGGCGGCGGACGCGGCGTCGGGCGCGAGCGTGCCCGCCGCGTTCAAATCGAATGGGCTCGCGTCGCAACTGGTGCGCCAGGGCGCGCACTGGATCACGGAAGGCGGCATGAACCTCAAACGCTCGGTCGCCGTGCTGCTCGACACATCGTCGGCCCGCTACTGGTGGAACGTGCAGCTTTCCGATCCGCACGAGCGCGCCAAGGTGTTCAGCGTGCTGCTCGCGCTGATCGGCACGCTGCTGCCCGCAATCGCGCTCGAATGGCTGGCGCGCAGGCTGTTGCGCCGGGCGCGCGCCGCGATCATCTTGCGGCGCGAGGCACGTGAGGCTCGCGAAGCGCGCGAGCACGCACGCGAAGCCGCAGCCTCGGATCATGCCGCGAGCGCCGAAACCGCTGAAATCGCCGAAGCCGCGGAAACCGCCGCCGCGCAGGCGGCAGCCGGCGTCGCGGCGAGCCCGGCCGTGCCGTCGATGTCGACGCCGCCCCGGGCGTCGGCCGAATCGTCGCAGCCCAGGCCCGACAACCCCGGCAACCAGCAAAAAGAAGCCCGCAGCAAGCGCCAGGCGGAACATCACTGGACCACGCTGCAGCGTCTGCCAAGCGCGGCGCTGCAATTGCTCTTGCGGGTGCTGCCGCTCGTCGTGTTCGTCGCGGCCGCGAGCGCGCTGATGTCGATCTTCACCGAGGACGGCACGGTTCAGGACGCGGCGCTCAACGGACTGATCGACCTGTACATGATTTGCCGCGCGATCGTGATCGCCGCAGGCTTTTTCCTGCAGCCGGACGCGCCGGGGCTGCGCCTGCTGCGCGTGCCCGATAGCTGGGCGCTGTTCATGCAGCGCTGGGTGATACGCGTGGTCAGCGTGATCGGCGCGGGCGGCGCGATGATCCAGATCGCCACCGCGCTCGGCCTGAGCGACGCCGCGCATCTGCCCCTCGTCAAGCTGCTGGCGCTGGTCGGGCATGTGATGGTGTCGATCATGATCCTGCAATGCCGCGCGCCGATTTCCGCCTTGCTGCGCGAGCGCACCGGCGAGACGGACGCCGACAGCCAGCGCACCGTGACGATGCTCGCGCACGGCCTGATCGACATGTGGGCGTGGGTCGCCGTGTTCATCGTGATGGCGCTGTGGTTCGTGTGGGCGCTCGACGTGCACAACGGCTACCGCACGTTGCTGCATCTGGGCGGCCTGTCGCTCGCCGTGCTGGTGGGTGCGCGCGTGGTGGCGATCGTGCTGTTCGGCGCGCTCGGGCGGCTCTTTCATGTCGAAGAAGGCGAGCAGCGTTCGCTGGTGCATCAGCACGCGTACCGCTACTACCCGTTGATCCGGCGCGTCATCTCCGCGCTCGTGGTGGTTGTCACCGCGCTCGTGCTGCTGCAGCTGTGGGGACTCGACGTGTGGCAGTTCTTCCGGCCCGGTGCGATCGGCCACCGCTTGACGTCGGCCATCGTGACGATCTGCGTGTCGGCCGTGATTGCGCTGGTGGTATGGGAGATCGCGAACGTCTCCGTTGAAAAACGCCTCGCGCAGTGGACCAAAAGCGGCGACCTGATGCGCGCCGCGCGGCTGCGCACGCTGGTGCCCATGCTGCGCTCGGCGCTGTTCGTCGTGATTGCGCTGGTCGTCGTGATGACGGGTTTGAGCGAGCTTGGCGTGAACACAGCGCCGCTGCTGGCGAGCGCGAGTATCTTCGGCGTCGCGCTCGGCTTCGGTTCGCAAAAGCTCGTGCAGGATTTCATCACGGGGATTTTCCTGCTGATGGAAAACGCGATGCAGGTCGGCGACTGGGTGACGCTCGCGGGCGTCTCCGGCACGGTCGAATATCTGTCTATCCGCACGGTGCGCCTGCGCGGCGGCGACGGCTCGCTGTACACGGTGCCGTTCAGTTCGGTGTCGACGGTGAACAATACGAATCGCGGACTCGGCAACGCCGCCGTTCGCGTCAGCATCGCGTACGGCGAGGACGTCGACCTCGCCATCGCGACGCTCAAGGAAATCGGCGCCGCGCTGCGCGACGACGAGCAGTTCAAGGACGGCATTCTGTCGGACTTCAGCTTCTGGGGCGTCGATGCCGTCGACGGCGCGTCCGTCACGCTCGCCGGCCAGATTCAATGCCGCGACTCGTCACGCTGGCCCGTGCAGCGCGAATTCAACCGGCGCATCGTCGAGACGTTCCGCGCGAAGGGCATCGAGATCGCAAATCCGCAGCGCAGTTTGCTGATCACGGCCAGTCCCGCGCAAGGCGGTTCCGATTCCGCTAACGACGACCTCGAAGGGCCGCCGCGTCCGTCGAATGTGCCGGATGGACCGCAACAGGCGCAAAAGCCGTCGTCGAAGGTGGCGCGGCACTGA
- a CDS encoding cyclin family protein encodes MKTIQTLIRASLCAAASLTLAGCLTSTPHWDETFGSSVSQLKEMQTLNPNAGMNTDPVAGVDGPTAHAIQKNYAKSFTTPPPPINVFAVGLPGSN; translated from the coding sequence ATGAAAACCATCCAGACATTGATCCGCGCGTCGCTGTGCGCAGCGGCGAGCCTGACGCTCGCCGGCTGCCTGACCTCGACGCCGCACTGGGACGAGACGTTCGGCAGTTCCGTCTCGCAGCTGAAGGAAATGCAGACGCTGAATCCGAACGCGGGCATGAACACCGACCCCGTGGCGGGCGTCGACGGCCCGACAGCTCATGCAATCCAGAAGAACTACGCGAAGTCGTTCACGACGCCGCCGCCGCCCATCAACGTGTTCGCGGTCGGCTTGCCCGGCTCGAACTGA
- a CDS encoding type II and III secretion system protein family protein, giving the protein MNATENQRAHARRERDTTQAATSAHRSRLAQASACGLIGAALWALPAAQAASQEAGLPGQAPLPMSMASNGGAVHLTIGMSGAAPAGAAGMTQGARGPNCTGTIADHQSVTIPVGKSLMVNIRESVKTRTVGNPSIVQAMLVSPQTLYLLGTDVGTTNMIVQGRSGTCTIIDVAVGADPGGLQQTLAVLMPEETGVQVKAAADTLVLTGTVSDSVKAERIVDLARAYVSRQTSPVPVAAPANAAGAQGGAMIPAVMKTAGASGNGNNERIVNMMHVAAPQQVMLEVKVAEVSKTLIDQLGMAANIQGGTGSWSFGLLADFLSGGMAALIGSKANNKPLNFAFDAQKTDQLVKVLAEPNLMAISGQEASFLAGGKVFIPVPQSNGAAGSTIILQEETFGVGLTFTPTVLDNGRINLKVSPEVSELSPTGVAVTAGTVSTTAVLPLITTRRASTTLQVYDGQSFAIGGLMKSNVTGTLKGLPGLGEVPVLGALFRSTNFQEDKTELVFVVTPRLAKPLPQNYPLPTDHFGKVTEAGVFFTGNMEGKKPQPAAEPATPSTGAAIPSPIPVKGGAIAAAGGTAAPVVLTPIITSQGTTAPSPVPAPERTQPASDAIRAPATPRSTGSGSAGDGSGPVTRTEPADGTVHAAAVQTASVSVQPLSTQPATQPAPSGTQQARESNDERRTQ; this is encoded by the coding sequence ATGAATGCCACAGAGAACCAGCGCGCGCATGCAAGGCGTGAGCGCGACACGACGCAAGCCGCTACGTCCGCGCACCGCTCACGCCTCGCGCAGGCCAGCGCCTGCGGCCTGATCGGCGCCGCGTTGTGGGCGCTGCCTGCCGCGCAGGCTGCGAGCCAGGAGGCCGGCCTGCCGGGCCAGGCACCGTTGCCGATGAGCATGGCGTCGAACGGCGGCGCCGTGCATCTGACGATCGGCATGAGCGGCGCCGCGCCAGCCGGTGCAGCTGGCATGACGCAAGGCGCGCGGGGCCCGAACTGCACGGGCACGATCGCCGATCACCAGAGCGTGACGATTCCCGTCGGCAAGTCGTTGATGGTCAACATCCGCGAGTCGGTGAAAACGCGCACGGTCGGCAATCCGTCGATCGTGCAGGCCATGCTCGTGTCGCCGCAAACGCTCTATCTGCTCGGCACCGACGTCGGCACGACCAACATGATCGTGCAGGGCAGGAGCGGCACCTGCACGATCATCGACGTCGCCGTCGGCGCCGATCCGGGCGGCCTGCAGCAGACGCTCGCCGTGTTGATGCCCGAAGAGACGGGCGTGCAGGTCAAGGCCGCCGCCGACACGCTCGTGCTGACAGGCACCGTCTCCGATTCGGTGAAGGCCGAGCGCATCGTCGACCTGGCGCGCGCCTACGTGTCGCGCCAGACTTCGCCCGTGCCCGTCGCCGCGCCCGCCAACGCGGCAGGCGCCCAGGGCGGCGCGATGATTCCCGCCGTGATGAAGACGGCGGGCGCCTCGGGCAACGGCAACAACGAACGCATCGTCAACATGATGCACGTGGCCGCGCCGCAGCAGGTCATGCTCGAAGTGAAGGTCGCCGAAGTGTCGAAGACGCTGATCGACCAGCTCGGCATGGCCGCCAACATCCAGGGCGGCACGGGCAGCTGGAGCTTCGGCCTGCTGGCCGATTTCCTGTCGGGCGGCATGGCCGCGCTGATCGGCTCGAAGGCGAACAACAAGCCGCTGAACTTCGCGTTCGACGCACAGAAAACCGACCAGCTCGTCAAGGTGCTCGCCGAGCCAAACCTGATGGCGATCAGCGGCCAGGAAGCGAGCTTTCTCGCGGGCGGCAAGGTGTTCATCCCGGTGCCGCAAAGCAACGGCGCGGCGGGCTCGACGATCATCCTGCAGGAAGAAACGTTCGGCGTCGGTTTGACCTTCACGCCGACCGTGCTCGATAACGGCCGCATCAATCTGAAGGTCTCGCCGGAAGTGTCGGAACTGTCGCCGACGGGCGTCGCCGTGACGGCGGGCACCGTCAGCACGACGGCCGTGCTGCCCCTCATCACCACTCGCCGCGCGTCGACCACGCTGCAGGTGTACGACGGCCAGAGCTTCGCGATCGGCGGCCTGATGAAGAGCAATGTGACGGGCACGCTCAAGGGCCTGCCCGGCCTCGGCGAAGTGCCCGTGCTCGGCGCGCTGTTCCGCAGCACGAACTTCCAGGAGGACAAGACGGAACTCGTGTTCGTCGTCACGCCGCGTCTTGCGAAACCGCTGCCGCAGAACTATCCGCTGCCCACCGATCACTTCGGCAAGGTCACGGAAGCGGGCGTGTTCTTCACGGGCAACATGGAAGGCAAGAAGCCGCAGCCTGCCGCCGAGCCGGCGACGCCGTCGACGGGTGCCGCGATCCCGTCGCCCATCCCCGTCAAGGGCGGCGCGATTGCGGCGGCTGGCGGCACGGCGGCACCCGTGGTCCTGACGCCCATCATCACCTCGCAAGGCACGACGGCGCCGTCGCCCGTTCCTGCGCCCGAGCGCACCCAGCCCGCGTCGGACGCGATCCGTGCGCCTGCCACGCCGCGCTCGACGGGCAGCGGCAGCGCGGGCGACGGATCGGGGCCCGTCACGCGCACCGAACCGGCGGACGGCACCGTGCATGCGGCCGCCGTGCAGACGGCGAGCGTCAGCGTGCAGCCTCTGTCGACGCAACCCGCGACGCAACCCGCGCCGTCCGGCACCCAGCAAGCACGCGAAAGCAACGACGAGCGCCGCACGCAGTGA
- a CDS encoding Flp family type IVb pilin, translating to MKNAINQFLREEDGVSAIEYGLLAGLIAVAIVSTVGLIGTNLNRVFGYIKDKLVGITQPT from the coding sequence ATGAAGAACGCAATCAACCAGTTTCTGCGTGAAGAAGACGGCGTGTCGGCAATCGAATACGGGCTGCTGGCCGGGCTGATCGCCGTGGCGATCGTCTCGACGGTGGGCCTGATCGGCACCAACCTGAACCGCGTCTTTGGCTACATCAAGGACAAGCTGGTCGGCATCACGCAACCGACCTGA
- a CDS encoding A24 family peptidase: protein MNGVPFPVGPCVLALVVIAAIYDLHARRIPNWLVVIGLGAGLVVQCALHGAIDGMLLWAGGTLTGGAVLLPGYLLRMMGAGDVKLMAAVGCFCGASGAFEAALMVCMVGGVWALAEMLRHRQMRAGLHNMAAVLIDVSMPAGGAPRGDSGQGTGNTGNTRTRRPTTGTLPYGVAIAIGTMLSLFMNV from the coding sequence ATGAACGGTGTGCCTTTTCCAGTGGGTCCGTGCGTGTTGGCGCTGGTCGTGATTGCCGCGATCTACGACCTCCACGCGCGGCGCATTCCGAACTGGCTGGTCGTCATCGGTCTGGGCGCGGGGCTCGTCGTTCAGTGCGCGCTGCATGGCGCGATCGACGGGATGCTGTTGTGGGCGGGCGGCACGCTGACGGGCGGCGCCGTGCTCCTGCCGGGTTATCTGCTGCGGATGATGGGGGCGGGCGACGTGAAGTTGATGGCGGCGGTCGGATGTTTTTGCGGCGCGAGCGGCGCTTTCGAAGCCGCGCTGATGGTGTGCATGGTCGGCGGCGTCTGGGCGCTGGCGGAGATGTTGCGGCATCGGCAGATGCGGGCCGGGTTGCACAACATGGCTGCCGTGCTGATCGACGTGTCGATGCCTGCGGGCGGCGCGCCGCGCGGCGACAGCGGGCAGGGCACGGGTAACACGGGCAACACGAGAACGAGACGGCCGACGACGGGCACGCTGCCGTACGGCGTGGCCATTGCAATCGGCACGATGCTGTCGCTGTTCATGAACGTATGA